A single Nostoc sp. PCC 7107 DNA region contains:
- a CDS encoding FecR family protein, giving the protein MSWKFIPLLMMGVWGVITMPLPKAIAVTPLTSAEIQNLQNIVQLLPRNNKKRPARKLDPIIPGDGLSTGRSSLADLRFNDGSLARVGERAIFQFLPKTRNFYLSNGTVLLLIPPGKGQTRIQTPSAAAAIRGSALFVRYDKQTDTTIVGALTNSGIEVLNREASQNQVLQAGQLMVIVKGEFQGLYDFDLKTFYETSDLVQGLDLTKKNNTSNPDLAIASVQSEIIAALAAQTPVVGQGVIDNPSFMELSINSSHSADQGGVLENSPVDSFLQTGEVISDTTRNSINNDNQNTNTININQPINSSNPANPGGNGNPGGNGNPGGNGNPGGNGNPGGNGNPGGNGNPGENPGGNGNPGGKGNPGENPGGNGNPGENPGGNGNPGGNGNPGENPGGNGNPGGNGNPGENPGGNGNPGGNGNPGENPGGKPLEGDYPAP; this is encoded by the coding sequence ATGTCTTGGAAATTTATTCCTTTGTTGATGATGGGTGTATGGGGAGTGATCACAATGCCTTTACCGAAGGCGATCGCAGTCACTCCTTTGACTAGTGCAGAAATTCAAAATCTGCAAAATATTGTGCAACTGCTTCCTCGGAATAACAAAAAGCGACCAGCACGCAAATTAGATCCGATAATTCCTGGTGATGGGTTGTCTACTGGCAGATCATCTTTGGCAGATTTGCGTTTTAACGATGGTTCTTTAGCACGGGTTGGAGAACGAGCAATATTTCAATTTCTACCCAAGACTCGGAATTTCTATCTGTCAAACGGGACAGTACTTTTACTGATTCCACCAGGAAAAGGACAGACCCGTATACAAACACCGAGTGCCGCTGCGGCGATTCGTGGTTCAGCATTATTTGTCCGTTACGACAAGCAAACAGACACTACAATTGTTGGGGCGCTGACAAATAGCGGCATTGAGGTTTTGAATCGGGAAGCTTCCCAAAATCAGGTTTTACAAGCTGGACAACTGATGGTCATCGTCAAAGGTGAATTTCAGGGCTTATATGATTTTGATCTGAAAACTTTTTATGAAACGAGTGATTTAGTCCAAGGATTAGATTTAACCAAGAAAAATAATACATCTAACCCAGATTTGGCGATCGCCAGCGTTCAATCTGAAATTATTGCAGCTTTAGCAGCACAAACACCCGTCGTCGGACAAGGAGTCATAGATAACCCATCTTTTATGGAGTTATCTATTAATTCTTCTCACTCAGCTGACCAAGGTGGTGTCTTAGAAAATTCTCCTGTAGATTCTTTCTTACAAACAGGAGAAGTAATCTCAGATACTACTCGTAACTCTATTAATAATGATAACCAAAACACTAACACCATCAACATAAATCAGCCAATTAATAGTAGTAATCCTGCCAATCCTGGTGGGAACGGCAATCCTGGTGGGAACGGCAATCCTGGCGGTAACGGCAACCCTGGTGGGAACGGCAATCCTGGTGGCAATGGCAATCCTGGTGGGAACGGCAACCCTGGTGAGAATCCTGGTGGTAATGGCAATCCTGGCGGTAAAGGCAACCCTGGTGAGAATCCTGGTGGAAACGGCAACCCTGGTGAGAATCCTGGTGGAAACGGCAATCCTGGCGGTAATGGCAACCCTGGTGAGAATCCTGGTGGTAATGGCAATCCGGGCGGTAACGGCAACCCTGGTGAGAATCCTGGTGGTAATGGCAATCCGGGCGGTAACGGCAACCCTGGTGAGAATCCTGGTGGTAAACCTTTAGAAGGGGACTACCCTGCACCATAA
- a CDS encoding YqiA/YcfP family alpha/beta fold hydrolase — translation MQYIYLHGFASSPKSAKALAMGDRFTKIPIQLNIPDLNAGDFSHLTITRQLNQVAAAFPHNYEPVTLIGSSLGGLVSAHLGQQSQQVERLILLAPAFEFLSHWLPKLEDDAIKRWQQEKYLMVYHYGEGRSLPLSYDFITDAEQYQEDILQRPVPTLILHGRQDEVIPIRASRHFAHSRPWVKLVELDSDHALANVTTEIWQAIHLFCQLPQSSKI, via the coding sequence TTGCAATACATTTATCTTCATGGGTTTGCTTCTAGTCCTAAATCTGCTAAAGCGTTGGCTATGGGCGATCGCTTTACTAAAATTCCGATACAACTTAACATTCCTGATCTCAATGCTGGTGATTTTTCTCACTTGACAATCACGCGTCAACTAAATCAAGTAGCAGCAGCATTTCCTCATAATTATGAACCCGTTACATTAATAGGCTCTAGTTTAGGTGGTTTGGTATCTGCTCATTTGGGACAGCAATCTCAACAAGTAGAACGCTTGATTTTGTTAGCACCCGCTTTTGAATTTTTATCTCATTGGTTGCCTAAACTAGAGGATGATGCGATTAAGCGCTGGCAACAAGAAAAATATCTCATGGTTTATCACTATGGGGAAGGACGATCTCTCCCTCTAAGTTACGATTTCATCACAGATGCAGAGCAATACCAAGAGGATATATTGCAACGTCCAGTGCCAACGCTAATTTTGCATGGCAGACAAGATGAGGTCATTCCAATTAGAGCTAGTCGCCACTTTGCACACTCTCGTCCTTGGGTAAAGTTAGTAGAACTCGATAGCGATCATGCCTTAGCCAATGTCACAACAGAAATTTGGCAAGCAATTCACCTCTTCTGTCAGTTACCGCAAAGCAGTAAAATATGA
- a CDS encoding sulfurtransferase yields MVNTQLFVSPTWVVDHLNDSQIVIVDCRFSLADPQLGQTQYQTSHIPGSYYLDLNQDLSSPVGKHGGRHPLPDTNNLAKKLSAMGVNSQKNLVVAYDDSRLAFASRLWWLLRYLGHEQVVVMDGGYTAWQQAGYPVTDIIPESQTGNFIPQIQPELVVDMEVVKSRKDLPEVALVDSRESDRYRGEREPIDKIAGHIPGAVNYPWQEVTNSSGYLISQLQQRQRWEPIETAKEILVYCGSGVTACVNLLSLELAGIHTGKLYAGSWSDWISYESTVNSQ; encoded by the coding sequence ATGGTTAACACTCAACTTTTTGTTTCACCGACGTGGGTTGTCGATCACCTCAACGATTCCCAGATTGTGATTGTAGATTGTCGTTTTTCTTTGGCTGATCCACAATTAGGGCAAACACAATATCAAACAAGTCATATTCCAGGGTCATATTATCTGGATTTAAATCAGGATCTTTCTAGTCCTGTGGGTAAGCATGGTGGTAGACATCCTTTACCTGATACTAACAATCTAGCTAAGAAGTTATCCGCAATGGGGGTTAATTCCCAAAAAAATTTGGTTGTAGCTTATGATGATTCCCGCTTGGCCTTTGCGTCTCGTTTATGGTGGTTACTCCGCTATCTGGGACATGAACAAGTAGTAGTTATGGATGGTGGCTATACTGCATGGCAACAAGCAGGATACCCGGTTACAGATATTATCCCAGAATCCCAGACGGGGAATTTCATTCCTCAAATTCAACCCGAATTGGTAGTAGATATGGAAGTTGTTAAAAGTCGTAAAGATTTACCAGAGGTAGCTTTAGTAGATTCCAGAGAAAGCGATCGCTACCGTGGTGAAAGAGAACCAATTGATAAAATTGCTGGGCATATTCCCGGTGCAGTTAACTATCCTTGGCAAGAAGTTACAAACTCATCAGGTTATCTAATTTCCCAACTACAGCAACGTCAAAGATGGGAACCCATCGAAACAGCTAAAGAAATTTTAGTTTACTGTGGTTCTGGTGTAACTGCTTGTGTCAATTTACTTTCTTTAGAATTAGCTGGCATTCATACAGGTAAGCTTTATGCAGGTAGTTGGAGTGATTGGATTAGTTATGAGTCAACGGTCAATAGTCAATAG
- a CDS encoding GNAT family N-acetyltransferase, whose product MYNAINNKLTLTSWFFDSSHEQPLTSAAHQASQQFQIRAATTNDLTAISQIIAESFHSQTGFWGWAFPLLRLGIYEDFRNRLSSPAPHHICLVAVDTTITGSNNLVGTVELGLRFHDSWKQNGRSFLYLSNLAVDQKYRRNGVASRLLLSCEKLCQEWGFKDLYLHVLEDNHQARQLYFKLGYKMYKVESNWSLFFLQRSRQIFLHKHLNFDSSD is encoded by the coding sequence TTGTACAATGCAATTAATAATAAACTAACCTTGACATCCTGGTTTTTTGACTCATCTCACGAACAACCACTGACATCAGCCGCGCATCAAGCTTCTCAACAATTCCAAATTCGTGCGGCTACGACTAACGATTTGACTGCTATTTCCCAGATTATTGCCGAAAGCTTTCACTCTCAAACTGGTTTTTGGGGATGGGCTTTTCCATTGTTACGTCTGGGGATTTATGAAGACTTCAGAAATCGTTTATCATCACCAGCACCCCATCATATTTGTTTAGTTGCTGTTGACACTACTATTACTGGGTCTAATAACTTAGTGGGAACTGTAGAACTGGGCTTGCGTTTCCATGATTCATGGAAACAAAATGGCAGAAGTTTCCTTTATCTATCTAATTTAGCTGTTGATCAAAAATATCGCCGGAATGGTGTGGCTTCACGGTTATTATTGAGTTGCGAAAAGCTTTGTCAGGAATGGGGTTTTAAAGACTTATATCTCCATGTTTTAGAAGATAACCATCAAGCACGACAGTTGTATTTCAAATTAGGTTACAAAATGTATAAAGTAGAATCTAACTGGAGTTTATTCTTTCTCCAACGTTCTCGTCAAATATTCTTACACAAACACTTAAATTTCGATTCTTCTGACTAA
- a CDS encoding response regulator produces MKSQVNSKPKILVVDDEPDNLDLLYRTFYRDYKVLRATSGPAALDLLAEEGEVAVIISDQRMPIMSGTEFLSLTATQYPDIIRIILTGYTDVEDLVEAINAGKVFKYVTKPWEAEELKAVVRQALDTHNVLKARTRELTRTLRQESLLNTVTNTIRSALDYRQILQAIVDTVGHMLEVDVCLLRPFQDEQLVDEGFIYQKPPQAEVEQVSGIAGDVSAASFLPSAALLAQTVWETREVQVIYDVATDERIQGENSEPQQRGTAFATANIYSSLVVPLICQQELLAVLALHQCHQSRLWGTEEIQLVTMVADQAALALSQAYAYEQVRALAKREALINTITTAIRSSLDPQDIFAAITHKLGQALQVDGCALSLWTEEEDSVQCVGLYDSAQHSDHSLKPVQNFNLNTNLDLISQNFPYSTQAPIKDNPLLQEILRTQEPIVIADMSVCPLELKGFDLPLKKPARSLMVVPLLADGKCIGSITLREGRKVRRWVSSDIELARAVAAQAAIAVQQSRLYQKTREQAERLLELDKQKTEFFQNISHEFRTPITLIQGPLESAVAAGEGLSHAQSAIALRNSRRLLRLVNQLLDLQRLDAGRMQPSFRPCDLVEFVSQIVESFRPYCEKKQLHLATDFTACPKVYLDMEKFDKVVYNLLSNAMKFTPEDGTIRVTVQNQDEYCILQVKDTGIGIIQEQIPMLFERFRQAEGSENRSYEGSGLGLALVKELVELHGGKIIVDSVYGEGTTFTLWLLTGHDHLPINQVLETPAELNTSRATVELADLELIESTTEKWEHTTKDLSDVFPTPNSASKASSRTSTEQPTQQTSKHSILVVDDNPDLRTYVSDIIRRSGYQVHTARNGYEGFGVVQEILPSLIVTDLMMPLVTGLEMIRMIRSDEKLKGIPIILLTAKVDEETRIESTEHGADAYLAKPFNDRELLAEVRNLLALKENERRVVELNTYLTESVLKRFLPTVLVQKAAAGDLTLDLRPEPRLITVLFSDIVGFTQLANTLRSRRVAELLNEYLECMTKVVFDNGGTVDKFMGDAILALYGAPEELTPNEQVRRAINTARAMHRSLSQLNQRWQEQGVFESDGRSSVQFRCGIHQGTAVVGMFGSAERADYTAIGPSVNIAARLQAAAVPGTILVSAAVADYLQDEEITKGSPLKLKGVDETVLTFAVSPDLVVNR; encoded by the coding sequence ATGAAATCTCAAGTAAACAGTAAGCCGAAAATTTTGGTTGTTGATGACGAACCAGACAACCTTGATTTGCTTTACCGTACTTTCTATCGTGATTATAAAGTGTTGCGGGCAACCTCTGGCCCTGCGGCATTAGATCTGTTGGCAGAAGAAGGAGAGGTCGCAGTGATCATCTCTGATCAGCGAATGCCAATTATGAGTGGTACGGAATTTTTGAGCCTGACAGCAACTCAATATCCAGATATTATTCGGATTATTTTGACTGGCTACACTGATGTTGAAGACTTAGTGGAAGCTATTAACGCTGGTAAGGTATTTAAATATGTCACCAAACCGTGGGAAGCAGAAGAACTCAAAGCTGTGGTACGCCAAGCCTTGGATACCCACAATGTTCTCAAAGCTCGTACCCGCGAACTAACCCGTACACTCCGACAAGAATCACTGCTGAATACTGTTACTAACACAATTCGCAGTGCTTTAGACTATCGGCAAATTTTGCAAGCAATTGTCGATACAGTCGGTCACATGTTAGAGGTAGATGTTTGCCTGTTACGTCCTTTTCAAGATGAGCAATTAGTAGACGAAGGGTTTATTTACCAAAAACCGCCCCAAGCAGAAGTGGAGCAAGTATCAGGAATTGCAGGAGATGTGTCAGCCGCATCTTTCTTACCTTCGGCTGCTTTGTTAGCCCAAACTGTTTGGGAAACTCGTGAAGTTCAGGTAATTTACGATGTCGCTACAGATGAGCGAATTCAAGGAGAAAATTCCGAACCACAACAAAGAGGAACAGCTTTTGCTACTGCTAATATTTACTCCAGCTTAGTTGTACCGCTAATTTGTCAACAAGAATTGTTAGCAGTGTTAGCACTACATCAGTGTCACCAATCTCGCCTCTGGGGAACTGAGGAAATCCAGCTAGTGACAATGGTGGCAGATCAAGCCGCTTTAGCTTTATCTCAAGCTTATGCTTATGAACAGGTACGTGCTTTAGCAAAGAGAGAAGCGCTAATTAATACAATTACAACAGCAATTCGCTCTAGCTTAGACCCACAAGATATTTTTGCTGCTATTACCCACAAATTAGGACAAGCCTTACAAGTCGATGGTTGTGCGCTGTCTTTATGGACAGAAGAAGAAGATTCTGTCCAGTGTGTTGGTTTATATGATAGCGCTCAACATTCTGACCATTCGCTCAAGCCAGTCCAAAATTTTAATTTAAATACTAATCTTGATTTAATATCTCAAAATTTTCCTTACTCGACGCAAGCTCCTATTAAAGATAACCCTCTGTTACAAGAAATTTTGCGGACACAGGAGCCGATAGTAATTGCCGATATGAGTGTCTGTCCCTTGGAACTGAAGGGATTTGATTTGCCTTTGAAAAAGCCAGCACGATCGCTCATGGTTGTGCCTTTATTAGCTGATGGCAAATGTATTGGGAGTATTACCTTGCGGGAAGGGCGAAAAGTTCGTCGATGGGTATCATCAGATATTGAACTTGCCAGAGCAGTGGCCGCACAAGCAGCGATCGCTGTACAGCAGTCACGTCTCTATCAGAAAACCCGTGAACAAGCCGAGCGTTTATTGGAACTAGATAAACAAAAAACTGAATTTTTCCAAAATATCTCCCACGAATTCCGTACTCCCATTACCTTGATTCAAGGGCCATTAGAATCTGCGGTAGCTGCTGGGGAAGGTCTATCTCATGCTCAAAGTGCGATCGCTTTACGTAACTCTCGCCGTCTATTGCGATTAGTCAACCAATTACTCGACTTACAACGCCTAGATGCGGGACGAATGCAGCCTAGCTTTCGTCCCTGTGATTTAGTGGAATTTGTCAGCCAAATTGTTGAGTCATTTCGACCTTATTGTGAGAAAAAACAACTGCATCTAGCAACTGATTTCACTGCATGTCCCAAGGTTTACTTAGATATGGAAAAATTTGACAAAGTGGTTTATAACCTCTTATCAAATGCCATGAAGTTTACACCTGAAGATGGCACAATCAGGGTTACAGTGCAAAATCAAGACGAATACTGCATCCTCCAAGTAAAAGATACAGGAATTGGTATTATTCAAGAACAAATTCCGATGTTATTTGAGCGATTCCGCCAAGCTGAAGGCTCAGAAAACCGTTCCTATGAAGGTAGCGGACTGGGTTTGGCTTTAGTCAAAGAATTAGTGGAACTGCATGGCGGTAAAATCATTGTAGACTCAGTTTATGGTGAAGGAACGACTTTCACATTATGGCTGCTCACTGGCCATGATCACTTACCAATCAACCAAGTATTAGAAACACCTGCTGAATTAAATACTAGCCGTGCCACTGTTGAATTAGCTGATTTAGAACTCATCGAATCAACTACGGAAAAGTGGGAACATACTACAAAAGATTTATCAGATGTTTTTCCTACTCCCAATTCCGCAAGCAAAGCGAGTTCGCGCACTTCAACAGAGCAACCCACCCAGCAAACTTCTAAGCACTCCATCTTAGTTGTAGATGACAACCCAGATTTACGAACTTACGTATCCGATATCATCCGCCGCAGTGGCTATCAAGTCCACACGGCTCGTAATGGTTATGAAGGGTTTGGTGTAGTTCAAGAAATTTTACCCAGCTTGATCGTTACAGATTTGATGATGCCTTTAGTAACTGGGCTGGAAATGATTCGGATGATTCGCTCTGATGAGAAATTAAAAGGAATTCCGATCATTTTGCTCACAGCCAAAGTAGATGAAGAAACCCGCATTGAAAGCACAGAACATGGTGCAGATGCCTATTTAGCCAAACCATTTAACGACAGAGAACTTCTAGCAGAAGTCAGGAATCTCTTAGCTTTGAAGGAAAATGAAAGACGGGTTGTAGAATTAAATACTTATCTAACAGAATCAGTTCTCAAGCGTTTTTTGCCAACTGTATTAGTACAGAAAGCCGCAGCAGGAGATTTAACTTTAGACTTACGCCCAGAACCGCGTTTGATTACAGTTTTGTTTAGTGACATTGTGGGGTTTACCCAATTAGCAAATACTCTTAGATCTCGACGGGTAGCAGAATTGCTGAATGAGTATTTAGAATGTATGACCAAAGTTGTGTTTGACAACGGCGGTACCGTAGATAAATTCATGGGGGATGCGATTTTGGCTTTATATGGAGCGCCAGAAGAACTGACTCCTAATGAACAGGTACGTCGAGCTATCAATACAGCTAGAGCAATGCATCGCTCACTCTCGCAGTTAAACCAACGCTGGCAAGAGCAAGGTGTATTTGAAAGCGATGGACGCTCTAGTGTCCAGTTTCGCTGTGGTATTCACCAAGGTACAGCGGTTGTGGGGATGTTTGGTAGTGCAGAACGCGCCGACTATACTGCTATTGGCCCAAGTGTGAATATTGCTGCTCGATTGCAAGCTGCGGCTGTTCCCGGTACGATTTTGGTTTCGGCTGCTGTAGCAGATTATTTGCAGGATGAAGAAATTACCAAAGGTAGTCCACTAAAACTTAAAGGAGTTGATGAAACTGTCCTGACTTTTGCTGTTTCGCCAGATCTAGTAGTTAATCGCTAA
- a CDS encoding histidinol-phosphate transaminase: protein MLPFIRSDLAQFTAYKPHPSSNTAEPVAIKFDRLDTNESPEDLPPELKEKLAWTYQQVIETNRYPDGGHEQLRDAIAEYVNESANLSSSLFTAANISVGNGSDELIRSLLIATCLGGEGSILVANPTFSMYGILAQTLGIGVVTVGRNQTNFEIDIKAAQTAITQTQNPPIRVVFVVHPNSPTANLLTVAELAWLRSLPEEILVVIDEAYFEFSQNTLVDELAQRPNWIILRTFSKAFRLAALRVGYCIAHPEAIAILEKVRLPYNLPSFSLAAALVALQNRQLLLSSILQTQNERDKLIANLAQHPALQVAESAANFVYLRLQANNSDSKNTTLPILHQQLRSAGTLVRILNEGLRITIGTPEENSRTLERLQAAMANFEYLNI from the coding sequence ATGCTTCCTTTTATTCGGTCAGATTTAGCCCAATTTACGGCTTACAAGCCTCACCCTAGCAGCAATACAGCAGAACCAGTCGCCATAAAGTTTGATCGGCTGGATACAAATGAAAGTCCTGAAGATTTACCACCTGAATTAAAAGAAAAATTGGCCTGGACATATCAGCAAGTTATCGAAACAAATCGATATCCCGATGGCGGACATGAGCAGCTAAGAGATGCGATCGCTGAGTATGTAAATGAATCGGCTAATCTTTCTTCATCCTTGTTTACCGCTGCTAATATTTCTGTTGGGAATGGTTCCGATGAACTAATTCGCTCTTTATTAATTGCTACCTGTCTGGGAGGCGAAGGTTCAATTCTAGTAGCTAATCCCACTTTTTCGATGTACGGGATTTTAGCTCAAACCTTGGGTATAGGAGTGGTGACAGTCGGCAGAAATCAAACCAATTTTGAAATAGACATAAAAGCTGCACAAACAGCCATCACCCAAACTCAAAATCCGCCAATTCGGGTAGTTTTTGTTGTACATCCAAACTCTCCCACCGCTAATCTACTCACTGTGGCAGAATTAGCATGGCTCAGAAGTTTACCAGAAGAAATTTTAGTAGTAATTGATGAAGCTTACTTTGAATTTAGCCAAAATACTTTAGTGGATGAATTGGCACAGCGTCCCAATTGGATCATTTTACGAACTTTTTCTAAGGCTTTCCGTTTAGCAGCATTGCGTGTGGGTTATTGTATTGCTCATCCAGAAGCGATCGCCATTTTAGAGAAAGTCCGCTTGCCTTACAATCTTCCTAGCTTTTCACTGGCAGCAGCACTAGTGGCTTTACAAAACCGTCAACTTTTACTTAGTTCAATTTTACAAACACAGAATGAGCGCGACAAGCTTATCGCAAATTTGGCGCAACATCCAGCCTTGCAAGTAGCCGAAAGTGCCGCTAACTTTGTTTATCTACGTCTCCAGGCAAATAATTCTGATTCAAAAAATACTACTTTACCAATTCTTCATCAACAACTCAGAAGTGCTGGAACTCTTGTCAGAATACTGAATGAAGGATTACGAATCACTATTGGGACTCCAGAAGAAAATTCGCGTACCTTGGAAAGACTACAAGCAGCTATGGCAAATTTTGAATACTTAAATATCTAG